ctTCTGACGCTAAAGGTTCTTACGAATCGGTACTAAAGGTCTGGGCAAtacaaccggtactaatgcaccctttagtacaGGTTCGTAaagaaaccggtactaaagggttggaccgaagcctctttttctactagtgactctGCATGGAAAAACAACAACCTACAACAACCCCTATTTGTAGGAGAGAGCCGGCCTCCCATTCCCCACCCAATCCGGCTAGCAAGGTCACCAGAGGAGAGGGGAATAGGAGCCGCGGCAACTGAGACAACCCTCAGCAAGAAaggagaggagagagagagagcgaagGGGAAAATGAGAGCTGTTGTTCCATGCTGAACTGTTTGGGTACATAGTATCAAAATAGTATTTGTTACTACATGTACTGCTTCCAAAATATAGAAGTTTTATATGTAAATCTACACATACTACTGTGGATTTGTTTTAACCTCTAGGGGGAGTATATTACTACTATGGAAGTTGATTGTTAAAATTGACAGTTTCATGTCTAGCACGGAGAATCATCTGTCAATCTTTTCTTTATTGCAAAGCGGAAAGCAACGTACAACATGAAGAAACATTCCTCACACAAGAAGCAGCTGCTTCACGCCTGAAATTGGATGACATCCGGAGACAACGGCGCTGTATCGACTATGGGAGTTCGTCTGTATGAGCTAAATGGCACCAATCGGCCCATGTCAAACTGAATTGAATGAGAAAGGCCATGCGGCAATCGTTATTTTGGTAGGTTTCCCACCCGTCGGAACCTAGAACTGGAACTGCATTTCCTTGGTGTAGCCAATGTCGTCTAGGTGAGCAGCCATGGCTTTGTTCATCGGAGGAGGTCCACATCTCAATATCTGAAACGACCAGTTACATGGTGTCACATTCCGCTAGATGAAAAACGCTTAAGCTTTCACATAGAACTGATGGTTCAGTGTTCAGTGAAGACTCGACACTTACCTGAATGTCTGCAGCAGGCGCTGGACAGTGACTCTGGATCATGTCCTTTGACACAAACCCAACACCACCATCCCAGACTGTAGGTGGCTGCACGtgaaaaacaatgtgtatgatgtAAGGTTCATGGTAGGAACTTCAACATAATATATTGTGCTAGAGAATGAGTCAACACTGGGTTGCAGTAATCGTAGTGTGCAAAAGTTAAGAGTAGCAAAACAGAAAGGGTTAGCCAAGTAATTTATTACAGGTCACGAGATAAAGTTCTAAATTTCAGGACAGAATATAAACCTGATTCAAGACATAGTAGATCTTGAAGCGATCAGGATAGTTCTTAGCCAGAGTGTCGAGTTCTTCCTGAATGAATCGAACAAAGaagtaaacattagtctaaacaccAGTAATCAACACAACAATATCGCCATAGTAAGCTGCATTCATCATAAAGAAGTCATAGTGCAAGACGAAGTAACCCAAAAGCAGAAGGATTGCGGATAAAATCATACCTGCAGAAGAATGTCATCATACGTGACATTAGCGTAGATCAAGTGGACTTTCGTACTGTCATTTGGGTTCTCAAGAATTGCCCTTGTGACCTACAAGAAGATAGCAAGATGCGTTGCTCAGTACTGACAGAATTGTTTCGAATATTAACTGCCCGCAAAGAACTTTGGACCATCTATTACTTGGAACATTGGGGTAATTCCTGATCCTCCAGCTATCATACCAAATGCCCGCACTTGTCCAGGTTGGTACTTGAAACGGCCCTAGAATGAGAGATGAATTCATTTAATCTCCACATCGAAAGAACATGCATACCATTCTGAGTTCGCACATTTCATAAGCAAAATCATGACTGAAAAGGAATTTTCTGACTGAAAACCATGACTTGTAAAAATCAGGATAAAGCTCtcttttctatcaatgcatcgaaacttTGCGTTTTCACGATAATCAGGAAAGAAACCAGGATGTGCCCAAACCTGCAGCTTATGTGCTGGCCAATTGGAAGGCCCAGCACAGAAGTAGGTGTCGGGAGAGCAAATTTGAACTTGGCCACGTTATGACTGATCTGATTCTTCTGCACAAGCTTAAACTCCTTGAAGTTCTCAGCATCCAAGCAGCCTAAGGGGACAAATCATAGCACCCACTTACAATTATCCACAAGCTTAAAAGGCGGGAATCTTGCTATAAGTAGAGCGTACTATCTGCCCAGAATTAGTAAGACTATGCAAAATGAATCGCCAAGGACTGCTTAAAAGTGCGTAGAATCTGCAGATGCAAAAGCGGGCGAGCTAAAGGATGAAGGCTGAACATGCAGTTCAGTCATGGCCGTGGATGTAACATCTCAGACGTTGGTAATTCAAAGATACTAGTAATAGTTATCCCTATCGACACGCATGATTCAGTTCAGATCAACTCCCCCAGCGCAGCATCCGCGATCCACAGAACCCACGCACTAATCGGTGCGTACGAACGAGGAGACGCGCCGGACAGAGCTGGACGACGCACGCGTAATGCACATAAATTCAAAGGACGCGAGCGCGGGCGtacccttgggtttcttgctgcggaggaggatgaatccggcGCCGGCGGCCACGGCAACGACAGCGACGGCGACGGCCACCGTGGTCTCCACGCTCTGCCCCTGCAGGAACTCCATCGGGACGCAACCTTCCTCTCGTGTGGGCTCGCGGCTGGCGAGGGGAGATTTGCGTGGGGCTCGGGATTTATGAGAGTGGTGTGGCGATGGGGAGGGGTAGGTGGGGGAGTTTGGAGGAGGGAGACGGCGAGGTAGAGAAGACGGGGCTCCCGGGGTTGGTCACTCTTTTGGTTGGAGGCTTCTTGCCCGGCGAGTGATCTGGACCGTTCGGTCCTCGATCGGACGGTCCAGATGCATGGAAAATGTTGTGTCTGTTCCGTTAGTGGTAGCTGTGTCATTAGGGCATCTTAGTTTCTGCATTAGCtagactttttttttttgaagttgCATTAGCTAGACTTTCGTTGACTCTTAGTCTGATCAAGTGAGTGGAACGATCTGTTGATGTAGAGAACATAAAGAAAATGGGAAATCATATGGAGCGCATGGACGTTGGAATCTTGCCTCCACATCGCAATCACATCTCCAGCTATCGGATCTCGATTCAAAATCTTTCCCCCGAGCAAACACAACCGTCTGATCTTGAGATGAATATTGGGTCACAATTCCCTATTTTCCTCCTTGCCACATGGCAACTTCCCATTTGTCCTCCCCTAAGAAGTCACCCTACCCCAGCCCTAGAAAATTGGCTCATTGCATATAATGCATTCATGGTTATTAAAAATTTCTCCGCTCTTCGTGTAGATTCTATGTAAGATGTGATTATCCTGTGTAGGTTGTTTTACCATCGACTCTAAATGACGTGGAGTACCAAAGAGTCCACGACTACTATACTTTTGGGGGTGTCCCACTACTAcgaaaaggcttatagccgcacttgTTACCACCGGCAAGTACGATTTGAAGATGCCAGCGGTAAAGCCTTTCAGGGTGGCCTAACCCTACCGCCGGCGAGATTGAACAGATGGCGCCGGGGGTGTGTCCATTACTGCCGGCGAGTTGGGCACGCAGGTGCCAGCGATATAATGGGCCGTGGGATCCCAATTGGGCCTggccttaccgccggcgatttGGGTCCAATAGCGCCGGGGGTAACCCGTCCTACCGCCGGCGGTTACGGAACGAATCCGCCTGGGGTAAGTAGAAGTGCGCCGGGCCTTTTTTGGGCGAATTTAACGCTGGCATCCCCATTCCTTCTCGCCGGTGGTAGTTTTCAGCTCTTCGGCCCACCATCCCCTTTCCCGTCcccaacacacgcacacacaactCACCCCCCTCACCCAAATCGATCCACCACCGCGCCTCCTCTCGATCCATCGCCCTCCGTCGCCCTCGCCCTCCGTCGCCCTCGATCCATCGCCGTCGCCCTCCATCGCCCTCCGTCGCCCTCGATCCGGCAGCGACGCCGCCCCAATCAGCACCCACCCCACGGAGGTAACGGGATCTCACCCGACTCTCCCTCTCTTGTTCCGATTCTGTGGTTTCTGATTGAAGTGTTTGCTGATCTGCGATTTTGTTtgttcaggaggaggaggaggtgacgGTGGAGAggacgccggaggaggaggaggcaagGCTCAGGTACCTCGAGTTCGTGCAGCAGGCGGTGGTTCTGGCCGCCGCGGCCTACGCCTACGCCAAGCAGGACGCGGGGCCGCTCCGCCCCGGCGTCGACCACGTCGAGGGGACCGTCAAGGCCGTCGTCGGCCCCGTCTACGACCGCTACCACGCCGTGCCGCTCGACCTCCTCAAGTTCCTGGACCGCAAGGTGAGGACGCGCGAGAGCTAGTTCATTCTCTTATTAGCTGGTTGCAAGGATTTAGACCCTAGTGTTTTGTGCTGCTCGATATCCACAGAGTTAAAGGGGATGGAATTCGTGTGCTGCTCGATATCCTGTCTGATCTTACTATCGTGCTGCTCAATACCTACATCAGTTGCATCCTATGCTCGCCCTCATGGTTTCATTGAAATTTATAAATGCTCATGCCTAGATATTGAAATTGAGGTGTTCATTCAACCATTCCCATCTGCAGCACACGCACAATACGCGAGGATACAATTGCTTGTCACAATCTGTCTGTTTGGTGCTGGTTCGTAGGTTTGACTTGTAGCGCcttagttggtggcttggtgctaGGCAATGATTAATTGAGATCATTTTGGTTGAGATGTCAATTTCTTCTCTCAATTTCTTCTCTTGCATCTAACATGGCAATTCAGTAAAATGATTAACAAGTAATGTTTCTGGATACGGTAGTGTCTCGCTAAGTTTTatacttgcacttctatcaattgGAGAATAATCCTGTATATAAATGCAAGGATGATTTAGCTACCTCCATCATGGAATTGACGGGTTGTTTCTTCAGTTTCACAGGTGGCGTCAGCAGACGGCGTTGACTCCGGTGACCGGCTGCTGCAATATATGCCTGCGTTGGGCGTGATCGGTGGCTGGTATGCGATACTAGCCATGACTGTCGCGGTTGTTCCATGTGATAGtatcaaggtttaaaatagcgtgctaaatgaaatAGCGTCGGCCTGCTTCAAACGCTATGGACGCTATATCGTGCTAATTGCGTGCTACATTTCAAATAGCGTTTcaaaaaaatattaaatataGTCTAGAAATAAAATATTTCgctaaaaaagttacatatttagTCCAAAAAtaactgaatcatacatacataaccataTGAAAAATAGATCTCCAATTTTTCAGAAGGCTAACATCAGTATTCCATAAgacaacaacatagtataaattatttattaagaaTCATCAACATTAAGGATATTAAGTTCTAATCTAGAAGAGGAATCAACATATTGCAGTTCATTACCACcgaaaagtgaaagcaacttagcttgaaaaaatagcgcgctaacgctATGAAGTTTTAGCACGATATATCATGCTATTTCACAAATAGCGCCATAGCGAGAAAAATTACTAAAATTTAGCGTAGACCCTCTAAATATGCTATTGCGTGGTATTAGCggagaaatagcgcgctattttaaaccttggatAGTATACTTGGTATATAT
This Lolium perenne isolate Kyuss_39 chromosome 1, Kyuss_2.0, whole genome shotgun sequence DNA region includes the following protein-coding sequences:
- the LOC127336199 gene encoding NADH--cytochrome b5 reductase 1, coding for MEFLQGQSVETTVAVAVAVVAVAAGAGFILLRSKKPKGCLDAENFKEFKLVQKNQISHNVAKFKFALPTPTSVLGLPIGQHISCRFGHILVSFLIIVKTQSFDALIEKRALGRFKYQPGQVRAFGMIAGGSGITPMFQVTRAILENPNDSTKVHLIYANVTYDDILLQEELDTLAKNYPDRFKIYYVLNQPPTVWDGGVGFVSKDMIQSHCPAPAADIQILRCGPPPMNKAMAAHLDDIGYTKEMQFQF